Within Lytechinus pictus isolate F3 Inbred chromosome 7, Lp3.0, whole genome shotgun sequence, the genomic segment TATAATGCATGCTTGCCATCACCTTCTGATTGTCTAATAGTACAACCAGTCAGTGCATGTTTACAATGAGCTGCACAAATTAAATTTGCTGAAATTTCCAGTGATCTACCTGTCAGAATTATTTGTGAATTTTCTTACATGATGTACAGTTTCCCATTATGTCATATCATAGATACTGCCTTTAAACAAAGTATCTTCCCACAGATATGGAAACTTGCAGAAATCTTActaaaaattcaaatcttttcctGCTGTGGTGTCCaaaggagagacctgcgggtcatagtgattcagttcgctttccACCTCCCGGGCACAGgcgacgccaaacaaataataataataataataaatttctgACCGGCAGATTTCATGAATGGCGCTAGGCATGATGCAATGTTTAACAGATTTGGCTGTAAGGTTCATTTGTTTTTCACCAACAAAgaaaaaactttgttttgacACTTGTAGAAAATGAGCAACTTGACTTTAATTGGGGTAGATATTGATTGATTACTCTACCCCAAACATGTACAAGGTGCTGATtttccacattaaaaaaatcacaaatttaatCTGTTAGATGTTGAGCTGCatgtcaaaatatacaaaataagatACTGACAATTGGCCTTGCTCTTCTTTTCCATAACAGTCTTGGCATTTTATGTTACTGTTTATTACATTATGTTTAATATGCCCTGTCTATGTCAGTTTTATGACCGTGTACTTGGCTAGACTCTTTTCTTATGTCTAATTCAATGTATAAAATATAtctgtattgttatttttatgtactgttcatttatttctttttgttcaatAGAGTGAGGCAAAACAACCCATTTAATTATTGATGCACTAATGCACTTGACTTCCCACATGATACGTTTGTATCTATAGATTATTCTTTGTGCAGTCCTGAGGTTCTTCTGGATGGATAATATTTCTTGTGAACTGCAAATATTATTTCCAAGTGgcttttatttttgtactatCCAAGCCAAGTCTAATactaatcattattattgacaTCATGATATAGATGTAGACCTCTGTTTGAAAAAGAAGTGGATGTTTGATGCCATGTTCAAAgctccacactaacttttttcttggtggcccgatcggtacaccaaaatcattaatttcatatttttggtggcccgcaAAGCAAATTTAGTGGCactaaaacaatagaaaacattacaattcaTCAAAATTCTGGTAGCCAAACCGGGCCACCAAGTGTTGGCTAttacagaattttggtggcccgactGTCATTTTTGGTTGCCCTTGTCCtccgggccactgctaatgtcgagccctgcCATGTTGATAATTTAAGTGACATAGTACATTGCATGActcttcaattacaattatatTTAGGTATCAATTTGCTGTCAagaatttgacattttcaactacaatgatgataattcaGTGGATTTCACCTTAGTACCTTATATGTAattctttttctatttcagATACTATGCATTCCAGAATGAAGTAAAGCATTGATCAAGACAGCAAGATAGGTTTCTGCAGTACCTAAATCAACACAAACAGATTTgtgaaatgaattaattatacaGCTACTTTTGCAGTTCAAGCAATACTTTGACAGTAAAATGTAACTTCAGGAATCTTAAGAATGGCTGCGAAGGAGGGGACAGTTGATCTGTGGAGTGGTCAGTCAGAAACTACTTGTAATTCCTGCGTAACATGTGGGTCAACCGAAAACATCAAGCAGTGTGCCAAGTGCTTGTCAGTTGCATACTGTTCCAAAGAACATCAGGTACAGGACTGGAAGAAACATAGAAAGAACTGCAAGAAACAACTTCAGAACGGGAAGCAGAATGACAATCGCAGCCCCATCACCCATTCCACCTCTTCTAAAGAGACAAACCAAGATAGCAAACTTGACCAAAGTGCCAGTATTAACCTTTCATTTGAATTCGACAAGCGTCCGTACAAACCTAGGAATTACCCCCAACCGACCGGCAAGGACTTGGTTTCTCTCGCTGAGCACGTGACCAGCCAGTTGAAAAGCAACAATTTCTGTGTTGTGGACAGTATCTTCAACCCAACCCTTGCCAATGAGGTGTTAAAGGAAGTCATTGAAGTGCATTCTTCAGGCATTTTCATTGACGGCCAGCTGAGTGGTGGGAGGCGAAACAGCAGCGACACAATTGTCACAAAGAAGACTATTCGGGGAGATGAGATTACGTGGTTGGAAGGAAACGAAAAACAGTTTCCATACATCTGCGTGTTAGTGAAGACCTTGGATAGGTTGCTCTCcaaaatgaacatttatttgaaaggaGAATGTGATGTTGGAGGAAGAACAAAGGTACAGTTGAAAATTACTTTGTAGAAATTTGATTaagttaagttttttttattgtagtttGTAGACCATgtcttttattttcaacattctCATCTCATATCAACATCAGCCCCTGTAGAAGTCAGATAGAGTTTtgatacttacatgtattttgaaactTTACAAgaattaattgatattttaaagaaggatcatattcataaaaatatcacaacgctatcataaaaatatcataacgcTTACAACAATTTTGTAGTATTAGAATCAGATGAATAGTAGTCTACAATAATTCACACATCCAAAGCTTTACATAAACTTTAATCAGGGAGATGCCGGGCTTTATGCCAGTCAGAGAAGAGTTCATAATTGTACAAAATACAATCCCAGTAACTGCATGATGTCAGAGTGCCCAAATTATTGACTTTTCCATTATAATCATAGTTTACTTTTTAATTGAGATGATAAAATCTAAAGCTGCTTTGTGCTTTTAATTGCTTTAAGATAATATCCATGATCTTTAAATATTCAACAAGATGAGCTTAAACAGTGTCACTCTTTATGAAATCAACAATCCATTTGGACACTTTCATACTTCTAATACAATAATTGTTTCTGGACCATCGTATCAGAACAATCTCTCTTCACACCTGGTATAATACTGCCTCTGTGTGTACTTTCAAATATAAAAGCTAAAATATCTCTTTTCAAACACATATATTAGCAACATGTTCCCAAATGTttcaattgaaaccagttaatccTGTGTCTGAGCCTCTCCACATTATAATGATTTTCTGTTCTTGAAGTAATATGAATTCCTGAgtatacttttgttattgatCTGTAGTTTAAGAAATCGAGATATATTTCATAACAAACTCAGCTTTTAAACATATGTGGTGATTCTTATGTATCAATGATCTTTTATTCTCATCATTATTTCCTTGTGATAATTTGTTAATTTTCCTGTGTGTTCCTCTCTCtgtacaattattttctttatatttaccAATGTGAATAATAAGGTACTGTAATATAATGGATGTCATATAAAAGTAAaccaaacagaaaataaaacaatcaagTTCATTCACACAATGTTGTATCATTCCTTTGTATCCTAGGCCATGGTTGCGTGTTATCCAGGCACTGGGACAGGATATGCCTGCCATGTCGACAACCCTAACAGAGATGGTCGCTGTATTACTTGTCTGTTCTATCTCAATGAGGGCTGGGATGTGAGAGTAAGTACTTGTAGGGTAAAGCAGTCACAGATTGACAAGGGGCTAAATGTGTTATTCCAGTACTTCCGAGTTCTCCTTATGGCTGGCTGGTATTGGTAACAGTTCAGTTCAATCAAgggcatttctctttaacttGGTTGAAGAATCGTTgtagcaaaaaaaattaacaccTTTTGGTATTTGATTATAGATATGTTAGCCAGAAATAAGtctttaaagtacatgtataaagtacCTTAGCAAAGGCCATGACCATTGCTTCCCCGCATGTGACATTTCAAGAAGGCTTCCTACATGTAGATTCCATATGACGATGTAAAAATGGAAGGGTCTAGAAGGGAGCAGAAGTTGAGTGGGTTTCCAGACTAAAAGATGTGAATGAAGATAGCTCAGGCTTTGTAAAGGCAGGTTCTGAAAGGTTTATTAGATGATTCTAAATTGTTGTTGGTGTTTGAAGCCCAGTACAGACTGCCTTCCATAACTTCAATGGGCAATTGAAAGCTCATCAGCAAGAGAGATTTGTCCCAGAAAAAGCTTCATTCTGAATTTGGCATTGTGCTGATGTAAACAAAAAGATGCTTGACACCaacactaaaaaaaatcaacaccaaACTTCAAATCACCCATAGTCTTAATGTTTATATCATTAGAAGCACCTTAGTTTCCATACTTTCACTGTTTTATTTGCAGAAAACCGGTGGATTGCTTCGACTTTTCCAAGGTTCTGATGACTATATTGATGTTGAACCGATCTTAAACCGAGCCATATTCTTCTGGTCTGATCGAAGGAATCCACACGAGGTCCAGCCTGCATTCAAGACACGGTCTGGGGCTTTTATAGTATAAAGCCTTTatactattttatttcttaGTATTCACAAATGCATCTAAAGCCATATCATCAGCATTCATCGGGGTCTTGATGTGTAATACCATACAAAAACAGGTGTTCACTCACGATAGAAAGAGTGTATTGACAagcattatatatatacattccaCATATAGTTAAGTCACTAGTTTACCCTCTTGAcctagcccccccccaaaaaaaaaaatgaggtcaAAGGAAGCCTAGCGATGGCACAGTGACTGCATTGCTCAATTgatttattacaattatttcCAACAATTTCCACAATATAATAAACACAGCATTTTttatgcgccatctatctagtgAACTATTCTGAGGCGCAGAAGGAAGGGAGCTATTAGGAATTAGATAAAACAATGTTTGCTTATGAATGTGCAGGTGTACAAACAGACCTAATTAGcttgtaatatattttttttaaatcagaaaacAGATACGATTTTAGATACTTTTTAAATGCTTCAAGCGATTCTATGTATCGGATCCTCAGTGGAAGAGCATTCCAGAGAGATGAAGCCAAAGTCACCACTAAAAAAATTGATCTGTATTTTCTTACCAAGTTACTCACCGAAAGGAATGTGTCCAAAACTCCGGAAATAAAGCAAGCAGGGACCAGTACTAGCAGTGCTTGGATTGGATCAGTCCGCGGAACAATACATGGCGATAAACTATTGCTAGAGTTCGATAAATTTAATGTAGAaaggatgaaaataaaaatagataaaatgattaatgaatttgATAACAATCTATTTGTATCGTGTAGAAATCATGGAGTCGATTTCCctttttgaatatcatattattaGGTACGCAATCACAGTCTGGTATCTGGATAAGCATGAACGTCTGGAGGCTCGAAAGGCTGCCAACACAGAAGGTAATGAAAATCACCAATACGTAGTAATAAGTGGCTTAGACATTCACTCTACAAGCTACTCCAGATTTAAAGCCTAACTCGAGTGGTCCCAGTGAGCACAAAATTTTGGGAAGTGTTTGAAATCAAGAGCAATTGGCTATCACACCACCAGAGGATACTGTGACatagtttaaagataaatgaaagtacatATAGTTGCGGTAAACACTGATATTATTTAAAACCAAGGTGAATTGTCACCCTATCatcctagatctagatctggggcccgtttcataaaggacttacaactgttgtaactttgccattatggcaactaccatggtaacagggctcagcagccaatcacaatcaaggtttccatggtagttgccatatagcaagttaccatagttgtaactctttgtgaaattggcccctggtacagttacataaactaaGTTGTATCTTTGTGTCTATTGTGACAGATGTAAGTAGACTACAGCAACAGTATTCCATGATGAATCTGAGTAGTAAATCCTGTGAAAAGGATGAAAATGATGGAGAGAAGAGAGAAGTTCCTTCATGAGGTATGTCTGACATAGTGATAAGCCACTTCGTCTTATCCCACTCTGTAGAAATTTGGGGaaagttttttgttgttgatgattCATGTGACTCAAGTTATGAAAAGTCTACTTGAAACAACTTAGAAATGATTTTAAGTTTCATAGGCCTAGATTCTAAAGTTTGGTTTGAATGGAACTGTGGTCTAATTGTTTGGTTCAACTATAAGAAttcaaatattatacaaatCTTGAGTAGAAGATGCTTTTATCTAGCACATTTGGCATCCAATCTATCTATTTGATATCTATTAAATTCTTGTATTATTAATTGCAATtacttatttcatgagaaaaaaaacccagtaaacatgaaataatgagAAACTACAGTGAAATcagagtttagaaattttgattctaattttagcacagacttCCCtgttttcagaatatgggccaagcATCTTGAACAAGAAtttgaataccccccccccccacccctacCCCTGTCactacatttattttgttatgtatACCAGTGTATTCATTAACACTTTGACTTTTGACATGTCCTTTTTTCATCAGAGGACAAGATTTTTGCTTGAGGATGTTACAGAATGTATACCACtttattcatttacattttgACCTTACTATTAACATCAGTCTTTTGTTTATATGCAATGTATTCATTAACATTGTTGACCTGTTGCCTTTCGTCTTTTTATCATCAGAGGACAAGATTCTTTTGGGAGGATGTTACAGAATTGACGATGAAGCCACACCCACCCTTGTAGCCTCCCAATGGCCAATGGCCCATCTAATTAATTCTCAGCTGCAAGTTCTATATTCCTGAGGTCAGACCaatattatgcctttctttttGCCCGATTCAAGCTAATGAtccaattttattgtttttgatattttgtagaATTATGATGTACATgctgcaaattttttttgaatagAACTGTTTATTCCACAGGAGTTTGAGGGTATGTTATGAAGTAATTATATTTTGCATTGGTCCGGAAtgcctttttgaaaattaaaaatcaaaccTTGTATAAGATGAATGCTATGCCATCAAGAATGAAAGAATATCGAGAGCATGGTATtctaaatttccttttttaaagatcttgtaaataattaatttgtatttttttcaacaacTCCTGAATGATAATTAACAACTCTACATTCCCCTGTTGCGATGAACTAAAACATTTACCATTGAAACTTAGCCAAAAGCTGAAATGTATTTCCTAATCATTCATTAATAATATGTGAAGGTGAATAAACATGCACAGtgcttgctctctctctctctctttctccctctctttctcctcccttttcttttttcactcTTTGAATTATGTAAATCTATAAAGCACAATATTTTAGTTTTAGCTGTATCATTGATGGACAAAAGCAAACTGATTTTGATGGAATCTCGTATCAACACATACAATTTGGTGTGCTTAAGGACAATGCCTTAGTTGATCAGTTTTAATAtaatcaaattggcaacatcatTTCTTCTTTCATAGCTGCAAAGAAATGTCTTGAAATTTGCAAATTCGTGGGAAACTGTTTTGGCATTCCTATAATGTTGccaagcaattgattttagtgATTTCACCCCCTTTAAGTCGATTTGTTAACCCTAAACAAAAGGTGTGATAAAAAGGACACAGTATGTGCCAAATCTTTAACTCTTTCTGGTCATGTACTTTGATTTGTAAGCCTATTATTACTACAGGAGTTGCATAATGATTGCAAAAATGCGGTTCTGAACATGTttgaaatcaaaatttggtggtaattttcatgtttttgaagAACATTAGTTGGggaaaaatgaattattctgaCTAAATCTGCCTTGAAAGTGCAGTCACGAGTTTGTGATTTGCCTCATCAACGTGCTTGATATTATACTGAGAAATCTTGTCTCTATGAAGCTTGAGTATTAGTAAGTAAGTTTAACATGTTACAACTCAGATATTTTCTTGCTCTTCATTCTTCAAGCTTATTAGattcatttaaaggtcaagtccaccccagaaaaatgttgatttgaatcaataaagaaaaaaatcaaacaagcataactctgaagatttcatcaaaattagatgtaaaataataaaattatgacattttaaagtttggcttatttttcaccaaacagttatatgcacaactcagtgatatgcaaataacagagccgatgatgtccctcttttttttttattgtttgaattatacattatttcaatttttacagatttgacaatttggacaaacttgactgaaccaaaaatattaaaacaatggtaattcctcATGTagggagaataaaaaataagagaaaattagaatatttcatatttcatataatgaaatacaaaagaaatagtgagtgggtgacgccATCAGTCCCCTAgtttgcatatcgaccaggggactgtttcatcaacatttttgtctgacaacttgacagatctgacatctttccttgattttgattggcagagccgcactgttactatagtaactgtcggataaaatgggacttgtcggataaaacgtccgacaagtcctttcatgaaacgctcccctggatgTACACTGTTTTgataaattaagcaaaacttaaaatgtcataactttcttattttacatccgattttgatgaaattgttagTGTTATGGTAATGCTGTTTTCAATTTTTcgcttttattcaaatcaactttttgttgaggtggacttgtttAAATCAAATTATGCATTGCTTCCAttgttatgaaatatgaattaacttcatttttattttgtattttagtaacagtaacataacataacattgATGTTTATTCCTGTGTGTTATATTTCATCGTGTGTTGTTTTCTTATTAGAGTGCTAATAGTATCATTTCATTGTGCTGCATTTAATCATGTCTAATTGTGAATATTTAcatagtatttatatttttgccaattgctgaaaaaatattgaaagtttatgcattaaaatacattatatttttcatgtgtACACTAATATTGCAGTACGATAGCAACTTAACTTGCAAACTGCtataatattttaaatgtatgttgaataacatcagggttcccacagtcatggaaaatcctggaaaaatttgtggtcatggaaagtcagggaatttggaaaatttgtgaaaagtcatggaattgcatttacctcttggctatggcagctttccagtttgtcgtgtcttgcaactctcatactctgatCATAGTCcgctattataattggtgttcatgatttccattttcccagttttgtgacatcccaaattctacataactcctAGGACATCAagggaagtcatggaaagcagcaatttagtcatggaaaagacatggaattctgttttcaaatttctgtgggaaccctgattATCAAGTTTTTGTCAGGcatcttttatatatatgtataagtGAAATATGTATACTCCAATTCGTATATTCAAACAAAGTAAGCCCGGGACCGAAAACCACATTTgcatttaaatcttttgaaaaaGGCAATTGAATAATTTCAGTATCACCAACAAGCCTATTCacatttcgttttatttttttggttcAATGATATTACAGTTGTCAATGCAGTGGACAGAGTAGATATGCCCCAGGGATTATATCAAAGAGCCTTAGGTTGATTGAGTCGTGTGACTCCTCGTGTCGGAATCTTTTCTTTCCTGATTCCAACGGTGTCTTACCGGTTAGAATCCTGTCATCCACTAGATGGATGTCAGGAACTtgaacaaaagaagaaaaacagcaGTTAAATTTAATGGATTTCATCAATCCAAGGTTTTGAATCAGTTTTGTCCTTGTGAATGGGGTAGCTGGATTCACCTCACACTTGCAGCCAAGTGCCTTTTACCCCTCCTTCCACTTTGCCTGATTCAGTGCATCCTCAACCCAACACTCTCTCCACTTGCCTCTACCATGTCTTCTTTGACCACACACTCCTCCACGGACCACCCATCTCAAACTCACAACTCCTTCTTTATACCTAGTTCGTACTTTCGCGATTCGCACCATAATTAAAACCGTCCTCTTAATCGTGGCGTAAAGTAGTGATTGTGTCAGGTCATATCAGATCGTATAAGTTCAGATCAGTTGCGATAATCATATTTATCGTAGAAAATTTGTGAACGGTCCAAAAAAATTTGCGATCAGTTACGAAAGGCCATTCGCAACAGATCGCACGACAGTGGGAAtgaggtattaaaaaaaacataccctcaGCACGTGCCTATGCCAATGTACCCCATTCACCATTGTTCCAAACAAACAAGATCACTTCTATATAATATCTGTATTGAACCAAACTGTTTCCCAAACACGATAGTTTTCAATCAGAAGTATGATTTGCGTAccctcttttcttcattttcttttccaaaGCCATCAATTTGTACAATGTCTCTAGTAAATATCACTGTCTTCGATGAATTTCGTGTTTGAGAAATATTGCATGCAAATGCTAATCCTCCAATAGTATTCAAAACTGTGAATTGGAATATAATTGACAGCAAGCTGCCATAAAGAGAATGCTGAATGTTTTACTTgcagaaaaaaagtttatacaAATTGAGCTGCTGATTTTTTTGGACAGCAGAGATGTTACCGTAGTAAGATTGCATCAGATAGATTCTGTTCAATATGACAGGCTCCAGCCTGTATGGCTCTTCTGTCTGATATATTGTTTGTGAAAATGTTTGGtgttttgaatattatttttgctATGACTGTTGGCATATTTGAATATCAATGCCGCTTCATACACATATTTGGGGTGAATTATGCTTCCAATCGATGGTGCGCTatcttgatatttaaaatattcaaagtGGTCCCAGGCCTGCTTGTGATATTAcgttgttattttgaaaaaaaagtataaaaaagatCATAGGCAACTACAAGTCTCTTCTTACACAATTACTGTATCTTTGTATGATTTCGtatgatttaattttatttcaatcacaTTCCTCGTCCTTTAGTTTTtcttacattgtatttttttcatttgtaaacctaatgaaatatatttttttattcatgtcattttttatattaatttttcttttctccaaATCTCTTCAGTTTACAAATTATCCATTCCTGATATATGTTTTAATGGTATGATTAATTGAATAAGATAagaaaagtgaaaattattattcatgtaatgcaaacattcatttttgaTGTCAAATAAATTCAGTGTAGATAATTAATATTCAAGCAAGCCTGAACAAACTgaacataacaaataataaatattcaCCCAGACATATTTTGGACTGGCTGTATTGTCACCACAGCTCAGCTCATGAACActttttatttaacaattttaattcagaaaagccagaaaaaaatatttattacatcAATTTACccattgacaagaaaaaaataagggtcATCAATCCGTAATGATGGACAATTCGTCACCAAAAATTTCACCAGCCAAGGGGGGTCATTGCTCATTTTATGGAGTGCGCATCAAtgcattttcacattttaagaGTGCCTTCATGAGAAAGCGTTTAAGTGAATGAGTCTGATTATTCTGGATATAAGTTGgcaatcaaataattatttttaatgaagatGAACAAGAATAATTGATCTGGAGTGGCATACAAGTCATGA encodes:
- the LOC129264674 gene encoding prolyl hydroxylase EGLN3-like; translation: MAAKEGTVDLWSGQSETTCNSCVTCGSTENIKQCAKCLSVAYCSKEHQVQDWKKHRKNCKKQLQNGKQNDNRSPITHSTSSKETNQDSKLDQSASINLSFEFDKRPYKPRNYPQPTGKDLVSLAEHVTSQLKSNNFCVVDSIFNPTLANEVLKEVIEVHSSGIFIDGQLSGGRRNSSDTIVTKKTIRGDEITWLEGNEKQFPYICVLVKTLDRLLSKMNIYLKGECDVGGRTKAMVACYPGTGTGYACHVDNPNRDGRCITCLFYLNEGWDVRKTGGLLRLFQGSDDYIDVEPILNRAIFFWSDRRNPHEVQPAFKTRYAITVWYLDKHERLEARKAANTEDVSRLQQQYSMMNLSSKSCEKDENDGEKREVPS